In Streptomyces longhuiensis, the following proteins share a genomic window:
- the sepH gene encoding septation protein SepH — protein sequence MPELRVVAVSNDGTRLVLKAADSTEYTLPIDERLRAAVRGDRPRLGQIEIEVESHLRPRDIQARIRAGASAEEVAQLAGIPVDRVRRFEGPVLAERAFMAERARKTPVRRPGENAGPQLGEAVQERLVLRGADRETIQWDSWRRDDGTWEVLLVYLVAGEPHSASWTYDPPRRLVQAVDDEARSLIGETDDIAAPEPSFPFVPRIARLPRDRPLDRALDRQLERPAPPAPAPEITDESPTAVSAAERDSLTSLLEAVPSYRGDIVVPERPALPAPEPVTDEPEPVEAEEPPAPAASAGAGSAYADVLMPRSVAGHRDRLTGTTDRQAEADGVRPGRRAAVPSWDEIVFGTRRKKQD from the coding sequence ATGCCCGAACTGCGTGTCGTGGCCGTCTCTAACGACGGCACACGGCTGGTGCTGAAGGCTGCGGACAGCACGGAGTACACGCTTCCGATCGATGAGCGCCTCCGGGCCGCCGTGCGCGGCGACCGTCCGCGCCTCGGCCAGATCGAGATCGAGGTGGAGAGCCATCTCCGCCCCCGTGACATCCAGGCGCGTATACGTGCCGGTGCCTCCGCCGAGGAGGTGGCCCAGCTCGCCGGCATCCCCGTCGACCGTGTGCGCCGCTTCGAGGGCCCTGTCCTCGCGGAGCGCGCCTTCATGGCCGAGCGGGCCAGGAAGACCCCCGTACGCCGCCCCGGCGAGAACGCGGGCCCCCAGCTGGGCGAGGCGGTGCAGGAGCGTCTGGTGCTGCGCGGCGCCGACAGGGAGACCATCCAGTGGGACTCCTGGCGTCGCGACGACGGCACCTGGGAAGTCCTGCTCGTCTACCTGGTCGCGGGTGAGCCGCACTCGGCGAGCTGGACGTACGACCCGCCCCGGCGGCTCGTCCAGGCCGTCGACGACGAGGCGCGCTCGCTCATCGGCGAGACCGACGACATCGCCGCGCCGGAACCCAGCTTTCCGTTCGTGCCGCGCATCGCGAGGCTGCCCCGCGACCGCCCGCTCGACCGGGCCCTCGACCGGCAGTTGGAGCGTCCCGCGCCGCCGGCCCCCGCACCGGAGATCACCGACGAGAGCCCGACGGCTGTCTCCGCCGCCGAGCGTGACTCGCTGACCAGCCTTCTGGAAGCCGTACCCAGCTACCGCGGCGACATCGTGGTCCCCGAGCGACCCGCGTTGCCCGCACCCGAGCCCGTCACGGACGAGCCGGAGCCCGTCGAGGCGGAGGAGCCCCCGGCTCCCGCCGCGTCCGCGGGAGCCGGTTCCGCCTACGCGGACGTCCTCATGCCCCGCAGCGTCGCGGGACACCGGGACCGTCTCACCGGCACCACCGACCGCCAGGCCGAGGCCGACGGGGTCCGTCCCGGGCGGCGCGCGGCCGTGCCGAGCTGGGACGAGATCGTCTTCGGCACCCGCCGCAAGAAGCAGGACTGA
- a CDS encoding thymidine kinase, which translates to MPELVFFSGTMDCGKSTLALQIEHNRSSRGLKGMILTRDDRAGEGKLSSRLGLVTDAVEVADELDVYAYVVDQLSQGGRVDYVIADEAQFLAPAQIDQLARVVDDLGLDVYAFGITTDFRSKLFPGSQRLVELADRVEVLQVEALCWCGARATHNARTVGGRMVVEGAQVVVGDVDRSDDEVGYEVLCRRHHRKQLTSATAHAAALSPEVLPVASA; encoded by the coding sequence ATGCCCGAGCTCGTGTTCTTCTCCGGAACGATGGACTGCGGAAAGAGCACCTTGGCTCTCCAGATAGAGCACAACCGCTCGTCGCGCGGCCTCAAGGGAATGATCCTCACGCGCGACGACCGGGCCGGTGAGGGCAAGCTCTCCTCGCGCCTCGGCCTCGTCACCGACGCCGTCGAGGTCGCCGACGAGCTCGACGTGTACGCGTACGTCGTCGACCAGCTGTCCCAGGGCGGCCGCGTGGACTACGTCATCGCGGACGAGGCGCAGTTCCTCGCGCCCGCCCAGATCGACCAGCTCGCCCGCGTCGTCGACGACCTGGGCCTCGACGTCTACGCCTTCGGCATCACGACCGACTTCCGGTCCAAGCTGTTCCCCGGCTCCCAGCGCCTGGTCGAACTCGCCGACCGCGTAGAGGTCCTCCAGGTCGAGGCCCTGTGCTGGTGCGGCGCCCGCGCCACGCACAACGCCCGCACGGTCGGCGGCCGGATGGTCGTCGAGGGCGCCCAGGTCGTCGTCGGGGACGTCGACCGCAGCGACGACGAGGTCGGCTACGAGGTCCTGTGCCGCCGCCACCACCGCAAGCAGCTGACAAGCGCCACGGCCCACGCGGCGGCCCTGTCTCCCGAAGTGCTGCCGGTCGCTTCGGCCTGA
- a CDS encoding bifunctional GNAT family N-acetyltransferase/acetate--CoA ligase family protein, which produces MQTPSDRHAYPAHWEADVVLRDGGTARIRPITTDDAERLTNFYEQVSDESKYYRFFAPYPRLSAKDVHRFTHHDYVDRVGLAATVGGEFIATVRYDRINAQGMPASAPADEAEVAFLVQDAHQGRGVASALLEHIAAVAREREIRRFAAEVLPANTKMIKVFTDAGYTQKRHFEDGVVRLEFDLEPTEASLAVQRAREQRAEARSVHRLLAPGSVAVIGVGRTPGGVGRSVLDNLRDAGFTGRLHAVNRAFPDDLRDLDGVPAHRSVHGIDSAEPVDLAVVAVPARYVPEVVAECGERGVQGIVVVSAGYAETGSEGRARQRELVRQARSYGMRLIGPNAFGLINTSPEVRLNASLAPEMPRAGRMGLFAQSGAIGIALLARLQRRGGGVTGVTGVSTFVSAGNRADVSGNDVLQYWYDDPDTDVALMYLESIGNPRKFTRLARRTAAAKPLVVVQGARHSGIAPLGHAVNATRLPYATVSALLRQAGVIRVDTITELVDTGLLLARQPLPPGPRVAILGNSESLGLLTYDVCLSEGLRPKPPRDLTTAASAEDFHAALTEALADDKCDAVVVTAMPAVGESTAEDAALAEALSSAAAGTPTKPVLVVHVELGGLAEALSAATSTGPRALARTPGGPPAGRPPTDEPAPTPALIPAYPAAERAVRALSEAVKYAQWRRDAAEPGKVPEYDGIDETGAAEVITALLAKDDDPRGAELAPEDARALLARYGIDVRQTLPAPGADEAAAAARTLGYPVALKTTAPHLRHRADLGGVRLDLANEGELRRAYEELSETLGKPEELRPVVQAMAPRGVDTVVRAVIDPAAGAVLSFGLAGAASELLGDTAHRLIPVTDRDAQSIVRGIKTAPLLFGWRGSAPVDTAALEEVLQRVSRLVDDHPEVVAVSLEPVVVAQSGLSVLGASIRLAPPPARDDLGPRTLPAY; this is translated from the coding sequence ATGCAGACCCCGTCGGACCGGCACGCATACCCCGCCCACTGGGAAGCAGACGTGGTGCTGCGCGACGGCGGCACCGCGCGCATCAGGCCCATCACCACCGACGACGCCGAGCGGCTCACGAACTTCTACGAGCAGGTCTCCGACGAGTCGAAGTACTACCGCTTCTTCGCGCCGTACCCGCGCCTGTCCGCCAAGGACGTCCACCGCTTCACCCATCACGACTACGTGGACCGGGTGGGCCTCGCGGCCACCGTGGGCGGCGAGTTCATCGCGACCGTCCGCTACGACCGCATCAACGCCCAGGGAATGCCCGCCTCCGCCCCCGCCGACGAGGCCGAGGTCGCCTTCCTCGTGCAGGACGCCCACCAGGGCAGAGGCGTCGCGTCCGCGCTCCTGGAGCACATCGCCGCCGTCGCCCGCGAGCGGGAGATCCGCCGCTTCGCCGCCGAGGTCCTGCCCGCCAACACCAAGATGATCAAGGTGTTCACGGACGCCGGATACACCCAGAAGCGCCACTTCGAGGACGGCGTCGTCCGCCTGGAGTTCGACCTCGAACCCACCGAGGCCTCGCTCGCCGTGCAGCGCGCCCGCGAGCAGCGCGCCGAGGCGCGCTCGGTGCACCGGCTCCTCGCTCCCGGATCCGTCGCCGTCATCGGCGTGGGCCGCACGCCCGGGGGAGTGGGCCGCAGCGTCCTCGACAACCTCCGCGACGCCGGCTTCACCGGCCGTCTCCACGCCGTGAACAGGGCGTTCCCCGACGACCTGCGCGACCTGGACGGGGTCCCCGCCCACCGCTCCGTCCACGGCATCGACTCCGCCGAGCCCGTCGACCTCGCCGTCGTCGCCGTCCCCGCGCGGTACGTCCCCGAAGTCGTCGCCGAGTGCGGGGAGCGCGGCGTGCAGGGGATCGTCGTGGTCTCCGCCGGATACGCCGAGACCGGCAGCGAGGGCCGCGCCCGCCAGCGCGAACTGGTGCGCCAGGCCCGCTCGTACGGCATGCGCCTCATCGGGCCGAACGCCTTCGGCCTCATCAACACCTCGCCCGAGGTGCGGCTCAACGCGTCGCTCGCGCCCGAGATGCCGCGCGCCGGCCGCATGGGCCTGTTCGCCCAGTCCGGGGCCATCGGCATCGCACTGCTCGCCCGCCTCCAGCGGCGCGGCGGCGGCGTGACCGGAGTGACGGGTGTGTCGACGTTCGTCTCCGCCGGCAACCGCGCGGACGTGTCCGGGAACGACGTACTCCAGTACTGGTACGACGACCCCGACACGGACGTCGCCCTGATGTACCTCGAATCCATCGGAAACCCGCGCAAGTTCACCCGCCTCGCCCGCCGCACGGCGGCCGCGAAGCCCCTCGTCGTGGTGCAGGGCGCCCGGCACAGCGGCATCGCGCCCCTCGGCCACGCGGTCAACGCCACGCGCCTGCCGTACGCCACCGTCTCCGCCCTGCTGCGCCAGGCGGGTGTCATCCGCGTGGACACCATCACCGAACTCGTCGACACCGGCCTGCTGCTGGCCCGCCAGCCCCTCCCGCCGGGCCCCCGCGTGGCGATCCTCGGGAACTCGGAGTCGCTGGGCCTCCTCACGTACGACGTCTGCCTCTCCGAGGGCCTGCGGCCGAAGCCGCCGCGGGACCTGACGACCGCGGCGTCCGCCGAGGACTTCCACGCAGCGCTGACCGAGGCGCTCGCGGACGACAAGTGCGACGCGGTCGTCGTCACGGCGATGCCGGCGGTGGGGGAGTCGACCGCCGAGGACGCGGCGCTCGCCGAGGCCCTGAGTTCGGCCGCCGCCGGTACCCCCACCAAGCCCGTCCTGGTCGTGCACGTGGAGCTCGGCGGCCTCGCCGAGGCGCTCTCCGCGGCCACCAGCACCGGCCCCCGCGCGCTCGCCAGGACCCCCGGCGGCCCCCCGGCCGGACGCCCGCCCACGGACGAGCCCGCCCCGACGCCCGCGCTCATCCCCGCCTACCCCGCAGCCGAGCGCGCCGTCCGCGCCCTCTCCGAAGCCGTCAAGTACGCCCAGTGGCGGCGCGACGCGGCGGAGCCCGGCAAGGTCCCCGAGTACGACGGCATCGACGAGACGGGCGCCGCCGAGGTCATCACCGCGCTCCTCGCCAAGGACGACGACCCGCGCGGCGCCGAGCTCGCCCCCGAGGACGCCCGCGCCCTCCTCGCCCGCTACGGCATCGACGTACGGCAGACCCTGCCCGCCCCCGGAGCCGACGAGGCGGCCGCCGCCGCGCGCACCCTCGGCTACCCCGTCGCCCTCAAGACGACCGCCCCGCACCTGCGCCACCGAGCCGACCTCGGGGGAGTACGCCTCGACCTGGCGAACGAGGGGGAGCTGCGCCGCGCCTACGAAGAGCTGTCCGAGACGCTCGGCAAGCCCGAGGAGCTGCGGCCCGTGGTCCAGGCCATGGCACCCCGCGGCGTCGACACCGTCGTCCGCGCGGTCATCGATCCGGCAGCCGGCGCGGTCCTCTCCTTCGGGCTCGCGGGCGCCGCGTCCGAGCTGCTCGGCGACACCGCGCACCGGCTGATTCCGGTCACCGACCGGGACGCCCAGTCGATCGTCAGGGGCATCAAGACAGCGCCCCTGCTCTTCGGCTGGCGCGGCTCCGCACCGGTCGACACGGCCGCGCTCGAAGAGGTGCTGCAGCGGGTCTCGCGGCTCGTGGACGATCATCCCGAGGTCGTCGCCGTCTCCCTGGAGCCCGTCGTCGTCGCCCAGAGCGGCCTCTCGGTCCTCGGCGCCTCGATACGGCTCGCCCCGCCGCCCGCCCGTGACGACCTCGGCCCGCGCACCCTGCCCGCGTACTGA
- a CDS encoding alkaline phosphatase family protein translates to MATPAWDDVEPLAVRSAPVPEYGAGSLADLLPTLGSHLGVPDCAAAIPELAPADRACVFLIDGLGWQQLQAHPDEAPFLTSLLASSRGGTGRPITAGYPATTATSLASVGTGLPPGAHGLPGYTVRNPDTGELMNQLRWIPWTQPHVWQPYPTIFQRAHEAGVHTAQVSAPAFESTPLTKIALSGGTFRGRLSGEDRMDLAAEQLAAGDRSLVYTYYSEVDGKGHRFGVDSDPWRGQLMYVDRLAQRLAEQLPPRSALYITADHGMIDIPFDEESRIDFDEDWELRAGVALLGGEGRARHVYAVPGAESDVLTVWREVLGEQFWIASRDEAIEAGWFGPHIDERVYARLGDVIAAAHDDVVIIASEREPKESAMVGNHGSMTPAEQLVPLLEVRS, encoded by the coding sequence ATGGCCACGCCCGCCTGGGACGACGTGGAGCCTCTCGCCGTCCGGTCCGCCCCCGTGCCCGAGTACGGCGCCGGCTCCCTCGCCGACCTGCTGCCCACCCTCGGCTCCCACCTGGGCGTCCCCGACTGCGCTGCGGCGATACCCGAGCTCGCGCCCGCCGACCGCGCGTGCGTGTTTCTGATCGACGGGCTCGGCTGGCAGCAGCTCCAGGCCCACCCGGACGAGGCCCCGTTCCTGACCTCGCTCCTCGCCTCCTCCCGCGGCGGCACGGGCCGCCCGATCACCGCGGGCTACCCGGCGACCACCGCGACCTCGCTCGCCTCCGTCGGCACGGGCCTGCCGCCCGGCGCGCACGGCCTTCCCGGCTACACGGTCCGCAATCCGGACACCGGCGAGCTGATGAACCAGCTCCGCTGGATCCCCTGGACCCAGCCGCACGTCTGGCAGCCCTACCCGACGATCTTCCAGCGCGCCCACGAGGCCGGTGTGCACACCGCACAGGTCTCCGCCCCTGCGTTCGAGTCGACGCCTCTCACGAAGATCGCCCTCAGCGGCGGCACCTTCCGCGGGCGCCTCTCCGGCGAGGACCGCATGGACCTGGCCGCCGAGCAACTGGCGGCGGGTGACCGGTCGTTGGTGTACACGTACTACAGCGAGGTCGACGGCAAGGGCCACCGCTTCGGCGTCGACTCCGACCCGTGGCGCGGCCAGCTCATGTACGTGGACCGCCTCGCCCAGCGCCTCGCCGAGCAGCTCCCGCCGCGCAGCGCCCTCTACATCACGGCCGACCACGGCATGATCGACATCCCGTTCGACGAGGAGTCGCGCATCGACTTCGACGAGGACTGGGAGCTGCGCGCCGGCGTGGCCCTCCTCGGCGGCGAGGGCCGCGCCCGCCACGTCTACGCGGTGCCGGGTGCCGAGTCCGACGTCCTGACCGTGTGGCGCGAGGTGCTCGGCGAGCAGTTCTGGATCGCGAGCCGGGACGAGGCGATCGAGGCCGGCTGGTTCGGCCCGCACATCGACGAACGGGTCTACGCGCGCCTGGGCGACGTCATCGCGGCCGCCCACGACGACGTGGTGATCATCGCCTCGGAGCGGGAGCCCAAGGAGTCGGCCATGGTCGGCAACCACGGCTCGATGACCCCCGCCGAGCAGCTCGTACCGCTGCTCGAAGTACGCTCCTGA
- a CDS encoding DUF5998 family protein, with the protein MAKTSTTTQGLRAAIERSGYYPALVAEAVEAAVGGEPIGSYLVHQETTFDSNEVRRHVTVLVLTGTRFIVSHTDEQAADTTSPTPYATTSTESVKLGRISSVVLSRVVANPEKYVPGTLPREVVLTIGWGAVARIDLEPAACGDPNCEADHGYTGSSTADDLSLRVSETGDGPDTVRQTLAFAQSLSEATAATAR; encoded by the coding sequence ATGGCCAAGACCAGTACGACGACCCAAGGGCTCCGCGCGGCGATCGAGCGCAGCGGCTACTACCCGGCCCTCGTGGCCGAGGCGGTGGAGGCCGCGGTCGGCGGCGAACCCATCGGGTCGTATCTGGTCCACCAGGAGACCACCTTCGACTCGAACGAGGTGCGCAGGCACGTCACCGTGCTCGTCCTCACCGGCACCCGCTTCATCGTCAGCCACACCGACGAGCAGGCCGCCGACACCACGTCGCCGACGCCGTACGCCACGACGTCCACCGAATCCGTGAAGCTCGGCCGGATCTCGTCGGTCGTGCTCAGCCGCGTCGTCGCCAACCCGGAGAAGTACGTCCCGGGCACCCTGCCCCGCGAGGTCGTCCTGACCATCGGCTGGGGCGCCGTCGCCCGCATCGACCTGGAGCCCGCGGCCTGCGGCGACCCCAACTGCGAGGCGGACCACGGATACACGGGCAGCTCGACCGCCGACGACCTGAGCCTGCGTGTCAGCGAGACCGGGGACGGCCCCGACACCGTCCGTCAGACCCTCGCCTTCGCCCAGTCCCTGTCCGAGGCGACCGCGGCGACAGCGCGCTGA
- a CDS encoding sulfurtransferase: MNAIISATELASESAGENPPVILDVRWQLSVAKAAGAPAFDGRAAYEAGHIPGAVYVDLDADLAGPAGASGRHPLPDVASFGAVMRRTGVSADRDVVVYDGGQGWAAARTWWMLRWTGHPSVRVLDGGLGAWEGPLETAVPSPVPGTFDPAPGAVGLLDADGAAALARSGVLLDARAAERYRGDVEPIDRVGGHIPGAVSAPTSENVAQDGRFLPADALASRFKSLGASGDSGEVGVYCGSGVSGAHEVLALAVAGIDAALYVGSWSEWSSDESRPVATGPDPQ; the protein is encoded by the coding sequence ATGAATGCCATCATCTCCGCAACCGAACTCGCGAGCGAGTCGGCGGGCGAAAACCCGCCGGTCATCCTCGACGTCCGCTGGCAGCTGAGCGTGGCCAAGGCCGCGGGGGCCCCGGCCTTCGACGGGCGGGCCGCGTACGAGGCCGGACACATCCCCGGCGCGGTCTACGTCGATCTCGACGCCGACCTCGCGGGACCGGCCGGAGCGTCCGGCCGGCATCCGCTGCCGGACGTCGCGTCCTTCGGCGCCGTGATGCGGCGTACCGGTGTGTCGGCCGACCGGGACGTGGTCGTGTACGACGGCGGGCAGGGCTGGGCCGCCGCGCGCACCTGGTGGATGCTGCGCTGGACGGGTCACCCGTCCGTGCGAGTGCTCGACGGCGGTCTCGGCGCGTGGGAGGGCCCGCTGGAGACCGCGGTGCCGTCGCCCGTGCCGGGCACCTTCGATCCCGCGCCGGGCGCCGTGGGGCTCCTGGACGCCGACGGGGCGGCCGCGCTGGCCCGCTCGGGGGTCCTGCTCGACGCCCGCGCCGCCGAGCGCTACCGGGGCGACGTGGAGCCGATCGACCGCGTCGGCGGCCACATCCCGGGCGCGGTGTCCGCCCCGACGTCGGAGAACGTGGCACAGGACGGCCGCTTCCTGCCCGCCGACGCCCTCGCCTCCCGCTTCAAGTCCCTTGGCGCGTCCGGGGATTCGGGAGAGGTGGGCGTGTACTGCGGCTCCGGCGTCTCGGGCGCCCACGAGGTGCTCGCCCTCGCGGTGGCGGGCATCGACGCGGCGCTGTACGTCGGTTCGTGGTCCGAGTGGTCCTCGGACGAGTCGCGCCCCGTGGCGACCGGCCCCGATCCTCAGTAG
- a CDS encoding VOC family protein, whose product MTEAAARRAPGTPCWVSLMVHGMAATQEFYAALFGWEFRPGPQQLGPYVRALLDGHEVAGIGQMPPDRHLPVAWTPYLASDDVDATSESIRHCGGTVGVGPLDAGEAGRMAIASDPAGAVFGIWQAAEHLGMALTGVPGAPAWNELVTQETASVAKFYEVTFGYEEEAVVSADFDYLTLHLNGSPVASVHGVGQALPRDRGAHWMTYFEVADVDESVALVEELGGHVLKPARDDSQGRLATVADPEGAVFTLVRSAPREEDQRP is encoded by the coding sequence ATGACCGAGGCAGCAGCCAGGCGCGCGCCGGGCACCCCCTGCTGGGTGAGTCTCATGGTGCACGGCATGGCGGCGACCCAGGAGTTCTACGCGGCTTTGTTCGGCTGGGAGTTCCGGCCGGGACCGCAGCAGCTCGGCCCCTACGTGCGGGCCCTGCTCGACGGTCATGAGGTGGCCGGGATCGGGCAGATGCCGCCCGACCGCCACCTGCCCGTCGCCTGGACCCCGTACCTCGCCTCGGACGACGTGGACGCCACGTCCGAGAGCATCCGCCACTGCGGCGGCACCGTCGGCGTCGGCCCGCTCGACGCCGGGGAGGCGGGCCGGATGGCCATCGCGTCGGACCCGGCGGGCGCGGTGTTCGGCATCTGGCAGGCGGCCGAGCATCTGGGGATGGCGCTCACCGGAGTGCCGGGGGCGCCCGCGTGGAACGAGCTGGTGACCCAGGAGACCGCCAGCGTCGCCAAGTTCTACGAGGTGACCTTCGGCTACGAGGAAGAGGCCGTCGTCTCCGCCGACTTCGACTATCTGACGCTGCATCTGAACGGCAGCCCGGTGGCGTCGGTGCACGGAGTGGGCCAGGCGCTCCCGCGCGACCGGGGCGCGCACTGGATGACGTACTTCGAGGTGGCGGACGTCGACGAGTCGGTGGCCCTGGTCGAGGAGCTCGGCGGCCACGTCCTGAAGCCCGCGCGCGACGACTCCCAGGGCCGCCTGGCGACGGTCGCGGACCCGGAGGGCGCGGTGTTCACCCTCGTACGGTCGGCGCCGCGCGAGGAGGACCAGAGGCCCTAG
- a CDS encoding D-arabinono-1,4-lactone oxidase, producing the protein MSTGNSGSETTQARQARTRNEPWRNWAGNVTVRPVREVTPASVEELSAAVRAAADDGLKVKAVGTGHSFTAAAATDGVLIRPQLLTGIRNIDREAGTVTVEAGTPLKRLNLALAREGLSLTNMGDIMEQTVSGATSTGTHGTGRESASISAQIKGLELVTADGSVLTCSEKGTAEERAVFAAARIGLGALGVITAITFAVEPIFLLTAREEPMTFDRVTSDFDALYAENEHFEFYWFPHTGNCNTKRNNRSAGPEAPVSRFSSFLEDELLSNGLFQAVNSLGRVVPSTIPSIAKISSRALSARTYTDIPYKVFTSPRRVRFVEMEYAVPRAALVETLRELKSMVDRSNLRISFPVEVRTAPADDITLSTASGRESAYIAVHMYKGAPYQAYFTAAERIFTAHEGRPHWGKVHTRDADYFSTVYPRFGEFTELRDRLDPDRLFANDYLRRVIGD; encoded by the coding sequence ATGAGCACGGGGAACTCGGGCAGCGAGACGACGCAAGCCCGGCAGGCCAGGACACGGAACGAACCGTGGCGTAACTGGGCGGGGAACGTCACCGTCCGGCCGGTCCGCGAGGTGACGCCCGCGTCGGTGGAGGAACTCTCGGCGGCCGTCCGCGCGGCCGCCGACGACGGCCTGAAGGTGAAGGCCGTCGGTACGGGGCACTCGTTCACCGCGGCCGCGGCGACCGACGGTGTATTGATCCGCCCTCAACTCTTGACCGGCATCCGCAACATTGACCGCGAAGCCGGCACCGTCACGGTGGAGGCCGGCACCCCGCTCAAGCGACTCAACCTCGCCCTGGCCCGCGAGGGCCTGTCGCTCACGAACATGGGCGACATCATGGAGCAGACGGTGTCGGGTGCCACCAGCACCGGCACGCACGGCACGGGCCGCGAATCGGCGTCGATATCCGCGCAGATCAAGGGCCTCGAACTGGTCACCGCCGACGGCTCGGTCCTCACGTGCTCCGAGAAGGGGACCGCAGAAGAACGCGCGGTCTTCGCAGCCGCGCGGATCGGACTCGGCGCCCTCGGCGTCATCACGGCGATCACGTTCGCCGTGGAGCCGATCTTCCTGCTCACCGCCCGCGAGGAGCCGATGACCTTCGACAGGGTCACGAGCGACTTCGATGCCCTGTACGCGGAGAACGAGCACTTCGAGTTCTACTGGTTCCCGCACACCGGAAACTGCAACACCAAGCGCAACAACCGCAGCGCCGGGCCGGAAGCCCCCGTCAGCAGGTTCAGCAGCTTCCTCGAGGACGAGCTGCTGTCGAACGGCCTCTTCCAGGCGGTCAATTCACTCGGCCGCGTGGTCCCCTCGACGATCCCGTCGATCGCGAAGATCTCCAGCCGCGCGCTCTCCGCCCGCACCTACACGGACATCCCTTACAAGGTCTTCACGTCCCCGCGCCGCGTCCGCTTCGTGGAGATGGAGTACGCCGTTCCGCGCGCGGCCCTCGTCGAGACGCTGCGCGAACTGAAGTCCATGGTCGATCGCTCGAACCTGCGCATCAGCTTCCCCGTCGAGGTCCGCACGGCCCCCGCGGACGACATCACGCTCTCCACGGCGTCCGGCCGGGAGAGCGCGTACATCGCCGTCCACATGTACAAGGGCGCCCCGTACCAGGCCTACTTCACGGCGGCCGAGCGCATCTTCACCGCGCACGAGGGCCGGCCGCACTGGGGCAAGGTGCACACGCGCGACGCGGACTACTTCTCGACGGTCTACCCGCGCTTCGGCGAGTTCACGGAGCTGCGCGACCGCCTCGACCCGGACCGCCTGTTCGCCAACGACTATCTGCGGCGGGTCATCGGCGACTGA
- a CDS encoding HPr family phosphocarrier protein, whose protein sequence is MAERRVNVGWAEGLHARPASIFVRAATAAGVPVTIAKIDGTPVNAASMLAVLGLGAGGGEEIVLSSDAEGADIALDRLAKLVAEGLEELPETV, encoded by the coding sequence ATGGCTGAGCGCCGCGTCAACGTCGGCTGGGCCGAGGGCCTTCACGCCCGCCCCGCCTCCATCTTCGTCCGCGCGGCCACGGCTGCCGGCGTCCCCGTGACGATCGCCAAGATCGACGGCACCCCCGTCAACGCCGCCTCCATGCTCGCGGTGCTCGGCCTGGGTGCCGGCGGCGGCGAGGAGATCGTCCTGTCCTCCGACGCCGAGGGTGCGGACATCGCGCTCGACCGTCTGGCCAAGCTGGTCGCCGAGGGGCTCGAGGAGCTTCCCGAGACCGTCTAG